The following proteins come from a genomic window of Nicotiana tomentosiformis chromosome 12, ASM39032v3, whole genome shotgun sequence:
- the LOC104096617 gene encoding endoglucanase 6, producing MMKSFVMMFCSMTPLLLIIGLLPNLAFASSHNYGEALSKSFLFYEAQRSGYLPHDQRVQWRGNSGLLDGKASGVDLVGGYYDAGDNVKFGLPMAFTVTMMSWSIIEYGKQMGESGELSNAIDAVKWGTDYLLKAHPEPNVLYGEVGDGTTDHYCWQRPEDMTTSRAAYRIDPSRPGSDLAGETAAAMAAASIVFRNSNPAYAKELLTHAYQLFEFADKYRGKYDSSITVAQKYYRSVSGYADELLWAAAWLYKASNKEYYLNYLGENGDALGGTGWSMTEFGWDVKYAGVQTLAAKFLMQGNAGNHAPVFEKYQEKAENFMCACLGKGNQNIHKSPGGLIFRQRWNNMQFVTSASFLATVYSDYLASARKSLKCSSGTVLPSELLSFAKSQVDYILGDNPRATSYMVGYGNNYPRQVHHRGSSIVSVKKDPSFVSCRGGYATWFSRKASDPNLLAGAIVGGPDAYDNFADQRDNYEQTEPATYNNAPLIGVLARLHGGQSKYSQLLPVAIPQPKPDPEQKVTPAPASSTADITIEQKETASWVHKGKTYYRYSVIVTNKSAMTMKNLKLSIYQLYGSLWGLSKYGDSYVFPAWLNSLPAGKTLEFVYVHSASPATVSISSYTLV from the exons ATGATGAAAAGTTTTGTCATGATGTTTTGTTCCATGACTCCTCTGCTTCTTATAATTGGGCTACTTCCTAATTTGGCATTTGCTAGTAGCCATAATTATGGTGAAGCACTTAGCAAAAGCTTTCTGTTTTACGAGGCTCAGAGATCTGGTTATCTTCCTCATGACCAGAGAGTTCAATGGAGGGGTAATTCTGGTCTTCTTGACGGCAAGGCTAGTGGG GTGGATCTAGTAGGAGGGTACTATGATGCAGGGGATAATGTGAAATTTGGACTGCCAATGGCATTCACCGTTACAATGATGTCGTGGAGCATCATAGAATATGGGAAGCAAATGGGTGAAAGTGGAGAGCTTAGCAATGCCATAGATGCTGTTAAATGGGGTACTGATTACCTTCTTAAAGCTCACCCTGAACCAAATGTCCTTTATGGAGAG GTTGGAGATGGTACGACAGACCATTACTGTTGGCAAAGACCAGAGGACATGACTACTTCAAGAGCTGCTTACAGGATCGATCCAAGTCGCCCTGGATCCGATCTCGCTGGCGAGACAGCTGCCGCAATGGCAGCTGCTTCCATCGTCTTTCGGAACAGCAACCCTGCTTATGCCAAAGAGCTCCTCACTCATGCCTACCAG CTATTCGAGTTTGCGGACAAATACAGGGGCAAATATGATAGCAGCATTACTGTGGCCCAGAAGTACTACCGATCTGTCAGTGGATACGCA GATGAATTACTGTGGGCCGCGGCATGGCTGTACAAGGCATCCAACAAAGAATATTACTTGAACTACCTAGGGGAGAATGGGGATGCACTTGGTGGAACTGGTTGGTCCATGACTGAATTTGGCTGGGATGTCAAGTATGCTGGTGTCCAGACTCTTGCTGCTAAG TTCCTAATGCAAGGGAATGCTGGTAACCATGCACCTGTGTTTGAGAAGTACCAAGAAAAGGCTGAGAATTTTATGTGTGCATGTCTTGGGAAGGGTAACCAAAACATCCACAAGAGTCCAGGAGGTCTCATTTTCCGCCAGAGATGGAACAATATGCAATTTGTCACAAGTGCTTCTTTCCTTGCCACTGTCTACTCTGACTATTTAGCCTCTGCTAGAAAATCCCTCAAGTGTTCATCTGGCACTGTATTACCATCTGAGCTCCTCTCATTTGCCAAGTCACAG GTTGACTACATTCTTGGAGATAACCCAAGAGCCACAAGTTACATGGTGGGATATGGAAACAACTACCCAAGACAAGTTCACCACAGAGGTTCTTCCATTGTTTCTGTAAAGAAGGATCCTTCTTTTGTTAGCTGCCGTGGAGGTTATGCCACTTGGTTTAGTAGAAAGGCGAGTGATCCCAATCTTCTAGCTGGAGCCATTGTTGGTGGACCTGATGCCTATGACAACTTTGCTGATCAGAGAGACAACTATGAGCAAACTGAACCAGCCACCTACAACAATGCTCCTTTGATTGGTGTGTTAGCAAGACTTCATGGTGGTCAAAGTAAATATAGTCAGCTCCTTCCAG TTGCTATCCCTCAGCCAAAGCCAGATCCAGAGCAAAAAGTAACTCCAGCCCCAG CTTCATCAACTGCTGACATTACTATTGAACAAAAGGAAACAGCTTCATGGGTTCACAAGGGGAAAACTTACTACAGATACTCAGTAATAGTAACTAACAAATCTGCTATGACAATGAAGAATTTGAAACTCTCAATATACCAACTCTATGGTTCTCTCTGGGGTCTTTCAAAATATGGTGACTCCTACGTATTCCCGGCCTGGCTCAACTCTTTACCAGCTGGAAAAACCCTCGAGTTTGTGTACGTTCACTCTGCTTCTCCTGCAACGGTCTCCATATCAAGCTACACTCTTGTCTAA